The Antedon mediterranea chromosome 11, ecAntMedi1.1, whole genome shotgun sequence genome window below encodes:
- the LOC140062431 gene encoding telomere repeats-binding bouquet formation protein 2-like isoform X1: MIITLWFCYIYARQIYLLTAVSLKSKPQMSGIFDTIPAWFSSSCDAQYKQLWVEHGGTVVVDLSTALFIFSNDPKAKDTIRIFKSRAYGDGLTVVMAGYIDACLQVGDAHKIALSLYILHPPEALNEMRNPVESYTFRERNFSWSKIVRITDSDICREDVEFVPHIKDIPTFTGILEDVMM; this comes from the exons atgattattacGCTATGGTTCTGCTACATTTACGCACGCCAAATATACCTCCTCACCGCGGTATCTTTAAAATCAA AACCTCAGATGTCTGGGATATTTGATACTATTCCTGCCTGGTTCTCAAGCAGTTGTGATGCACAATATAAACAACTTTGGG ttgAACATGGCGGAACTGTAGTTGTTGATTTATCCACTGCATTGTTCATATTCAGTAATGATCCAAAGGCGAAGGATACCATACG TATCTTTAAATCACGTGCTTATGGTGACGGACTTACAGTCGTGATGGCAGGATATATTGATGCTTGTTTACAAGTTGGCGATGCTCATAAGATTGCACTTAGCTTATATATCTTGCATCCACCAGAAG CTTTGAATGAAATGAGAAACCCCGTCGAGTCATACACTTTCAGGGAAAG AAATTTTTCCTGGAGCAAAATTGTCAGGATTACTG acaGCGATATCTGTCGGGAGGATGTAGAGTTTGTTCCACATATTAAAGATATCCCAACATTCACTGGTATTCTTGAAGATGTGATGAtgtga
- the LOC140062431 gene encoding telomere repeats-binding bouquet formation protein 2-like isoform X2: MSGIFDTIPAWFSSSCDAQYKQLWVEHGGTVVVDLSTALFIFSNDPKAKDTIRIFKSRAYGDGLTVVMAGYIDACLQVGDAHKIALSLYILHPPEALNEMRNPVESYTFRERNFSWSKIVRITDSDICREDVEFVPHIKDIPTFTGILEDVMM; the protein is encoded by the exons ATGTCTGGGATATTTGATACTATTCCTGCCTGGTTCTCAAGCAGTTGTGATGCACAATATAAACAACTTTGGG ttgAACATGGCGGAACTGTAGTTGTTGATTTATCCACTGCATTGTTCATATTCAGTAATGATCCAAAGGCGAAGGATACCATACG TATCTTTAAATCACGTGCTTATGGTGACGGACTTACAGTCGTGATGGCAGGATATATTGATGCTTGTTTACAAGTTGGCGATGCTCATAAGATTGCACTTAGCTTATATATCTTGCATCCACCAGAAG CTTTGAATGAAATGAGAAACCCCGTCGAGTCATACACTTTCAGGGAAAG AAATTTTTCCTGGAGCAAAATTGTCAGGATTACTG acaGCGATATCTGTCGGGAGGATGTAGAGTTTGTTCCACATATTAAAGATATCCCAACATTCACTGGTATTCTTGAAGATGTGATGAtgtga
- the LOC140062431 gene encoding uncharacterized protein isoform X3 has translation MILRQLCTLLKSNLIYIQGKLKFEHGGTVVVDLSTALFIFSNDPKAKDTIRIFKSRAYGDGLTVVMAGYIDACLQVGDAHKIALSLYILHPPEALNEMRNPVESYTFRERNFSWSKIVRITDSDICREDVEFVPHIKDIPTFTGILEDVMM, from the exons ATGATTTTGCGACAACTCTGCACTCTTCTAAAATCAAATCTGATTTACATTCAAGGcaaattaaaat ttgAACATGGCGGAACTGTAGTTGTTGATTTATCCACTGCATTGTTCATATTCAGTAATGATCCAAAGGCGAAGGATACCATACG TATCTTTAAATCACGTGCTTATGGTGACGGACTTACAGTCGTGATGGCAGGATATATTGATGCTTGTTTACAAGTTGGCGATGCTCATAAGATTGCACTTAGCTTATATATCTTGCATCCACCAGAAG CTTTGAATGAAATGAGAAACCCCGTCGAGTCATACACTTTCAGGGAAAG AAATTTTTCCTGGAGCAAAATTGTCAGGATTACTG acaGCGATATCTGTCGGGAGGATGTAGAGTTTGTTCCACATATTAAAGATATCCCAACATTCACTGGTATTCTTGAAGATGTGATGAtgtga